The genomic interval ACTTGTTTTCCAAAGCTTTTCAcgattgtttattatttcgcTTAGCTAGGAGAAATTATTCATACGCACCGTTAAAAAAACGGATGAAAAATTGTCTTTGAGTTGAAAACGCGAGGCGAAAAGTCCGTAAAAATCTCCAACATTTACCGATCGCGATGAAAATCGCTCAGCGAATCCGCCATTCTGTTGTTGATGTCCCAGGGTGCTTCCTGATCTTTGTTTCAGCAGCGGTTTCATGTGATCTTTCATTGTTTGAGCCTCTGTCACATGTCCTATTATCTGCCACTCAAACGattcaaaacaaatttgaGAGATTGCGAGTTTTTACGTTCAGTGTGACACACACAGGTAATGTCAGTTTTCAGTCGCTTAGTACGGAGCCAAATGAAGCTTAAATTAGAATTgaaaaacaattttgcaaacTACATTTATCAGGGATAACTGTCTATGGTATTTTAGCTAAAATCAATCACATTTTCTGTGCTATTTTCCTGAAAATAGCGAGTGGCAGATAATGGGACGTGCCTGGCCGATAATAGAAAAGGGTGGCCGATAATAGGAAAGTCAAACACTCTCTACAAATTATCGTTTCCTCTCTAAACAAACCTGTAAATTGAGAATATTTTTGTAGAATACTCATGTCAAGAATCTTCGTTTCAAATTATGGGGAATAAATTCTTTTTGTTTGCGAGATATTTTAGTGTAAACCTAAAGTGGCTGAAAATAGTTGCAAGTACCTTAAAGTATTGGCACCTATTCTCAACCACTTTATCCTTGAAATGTATTTCCGGCGAAAATTTCAAGTCAAAGTTGTTGAGCTTCTTCTGAGTTAGAATAATTGTGTAAACTTCGGCTATTCtcccaagtttttttttacagagaaAAATCATAGTAAACACTAACCCTTTGCCGAACCTATTCTTGTCCAGTTGAACCTATTCTCGTCCGCTCGGAACCAATTTTAGTTGGTTTGGAAAAAAAGCATAGAaaatttgtttcattttaGCTAAAATACCACAGACAATGATCTCTGACAAATGTAGTTTGCAAAATGTCCATTTGATTCTAATTTGAGCCTCATTTGGCTCAGCACCAAGCAATTCAAAACTGACATTATGCGCGTGTGTCACGCTGCATGGCAAAACTTGCAATCACtcatatttgttttgaatCGTTAGAGTGGTGCTGTGACTGAGGCTCAAATAATGAAAGCTAGCATGAAACCGAGGCTAAATCAAAGGCCAGAAAGCACCCTGGGACACCAACAACAGAATGGCGGATTTGCTGAGCGTTTTTCATCACGATCTGTAAATGTTGGAAATTTTTACGGCATTTTTTCTTCCTCGCGTAGTGCATCTAAACACAATTTTTCAGACGTTATTTTACGGtgcataaaattaaaattctaTGAGctatgcaaaataaaaaacatttgtaaAAAGCTATCGAAAGCTTGTTTCGCCTACACctactttgttttttttttgactCGATGTGTCAATTTCGGCTTGTTCTTCGTAGTTTTCCAAATATTTGACATCATTTTCGCGTGGTCGAGAATAGGTGTCTTTACCTTATGTAACTTAACTCACTTCTTTTGTTACACATTTGCATGTGTGTGTGAAATTTAGACTAAGAAAAACCTCAATATCTTCTGTATAACAACTCAAACCAGTTTGACTAATAATTAATTTTCCAAATAAAGTACAAAAAAGTTCTATTTGATTCATGACCAGAGCATACAGCAACATTACATAACAAAGAACAAATTATACACATTTGgcaaataaataaaccatCATATCTTGTTCAAAGCCAAATATCCAGTTTTTACTTGCTGCTCTGGGGTTGAACAGCTGCAAAGCAGTTTACTTCCATATAGCATGTTTTTCaactttaaatattttttttattgcctttttttctttatagagTATTGGCCCTGGCCCATATCACTCGCCAGAGCAAACTCAAGAACTTGAAACCCTCAAGTTGATATATGCCAGGCTCACCGGACAGCAAGATGTGAGTATGCAAGCCCTGCAACTCTGGGTAAATCAAGTTTAATACATTTCCTTTCTACAGCTTAAAGGATGAGTTTTACAATTTTGTGAAAGTTTTCTCTgatttttagatatttttacTTCTCAAGATTCCTTAGTCTGTATGTCTAGCATGGAATTTGAAACTTGGGTAATGGTTCAGTAAATACTGTATGATATGGTTCCGTAATTTATACTTGCTTTTTCCCTCTAGCCTAACCAAATAAGGCAAGTCATCTCCCACCAGCCCAACCCAACCACTAGTCAAGTCCACATCACCATGGCAACCCCTGTATCCCAAATGGTTGCTGGGGCAACATCACAGGGGGTCATCACACAGCAAACAATAGCACCCATGCAGCGAATTGCACCTGCATCAACAACAACTGGGACCGGCCAGAAAATGACCGTCATACCAGCAACAACAACGGTGACACTTCTCCCTCAAGGGGCCGCCGTTCCAGGGAGTGTAGGTGGAGCTGGTACAACGTCCCAGCAAATACAACACATGCAAATACAGGCACAGCCAGCCGGCAGTGCAGGTAAAAAGCACTACAGTAAGTATTATACCACGAAAGCTGCCATCCCTTCCAGGCTTTCCTTTCTTATTAACCTTTCCCTGATTTGCCATAGTTTGAATTGCCATAGTGATTTGCAGTTTTAACTGTTTAACAGTTTGCACTGATGCTATGACGCAATTTACTGAGTAGTGCAATCTGCATGATTTGTGATGTTTCCACAACAGATGAACTGCATGTTGCATGCTTTTTGCATGACATATTTCACTAATAGACCCCTTTTAATCATCTCAATAGTCACCGCTCAAACCGTCAGTGCTCAGCCTACTATGGTGACTGTGGCATCAATGGCAAGCCAACCAATCGTACCCTCTGCTGTGACGGCACAGAGCCTGATCCACGCACAGCGCACTCTGGCCGGCTCACCCAGCACGACCGCACAACTGGTAAACACAAAATTATTActacatagagaaaaaaaaactacagacaagctgtaggaTAACCacatggtatgactagaaagactccagacaagctgtagaataactaggcggtctgactagaaagactacagacaagctgtagactaactaggtggtctgagtagaaagactacagacaagctgtagaattacTAGGTGGTAGGAcaagaaagactacagacaagctgtagaataactaggtggtaggactagaaagactacagacaagctgtagactaactaggtggtctgacTAGAAAtgctacagacaagctgtagaataactaggtggtaggACTAGGatgactacagacaagctgtagaataactaagtggtatgactagaaagactacagacaagctgtagaataactaggtggtctgacTAGAAATACTACACACAAGCTGTAGactaactaggtggtctgacTAGAAATACTACAGACAAGCCGTAGactaactaggtggtctgactagaaagactacagacaagctgtagactaactaggtggtaggactagaaagactccagacaagctgtagaataactaggtggtaggactagaaagactacagacaagctgtagaataactaagtggtataactagaaagactacagacaagctgtaggaTAACCacatggtatgactagaaagactccagacaagctgtagactaactaggtggtctgactagaaagactacagacaagctgtagactAACTAGGTGGTAGGACTAGAAAGACTCCAGACAAGTtatagaataactaggtggtctgacTAGAAATACTACAGACAAGCCGTAGactaactaggtggtctgacTAGAAATACTACAGACAAGCCGTAGactaactaggtggtctgactagaaagactacagacaagctgtagactaactaggtggtaggactagaaagactccagacaagctgtagaataactaggtggtctgacTAGAAATACTACAGACAAGCCGTAGACTAACTAGGTGGTAGGACTAGAAAGACtccagacaagctgtagaataactaggtggtctgacTAGAAATACTACAGACAAGCCGTAGactaactaggtggtctgacTAGAAATACTACAGACAAGCCGTAGactaactaggtggtctgacTAGAAATACTACAGACAAGCCGTAGactaactaggtggtctgactagaaagactacagacaagctgtagactaactaggtggtaggactagaaagactccagacaagctgtagaataactaggtggtctgactagagagactacagacaagctgtagaataactaagtggaatgactagaaagactacagacaagctgtaggaTAACCacatggtatgactagaaagactccagacaagctgtagactaactaggtggtaggactagaaagactacagacaagctgtagaataactaagTGGTaggactagaaagactacagacaagctatacaataactaggtggtaggactagaaagactacagacaagctgtagaataactaggtggtaggactagaaagactacagacaagctgtagaataactaggtggtaggactagaaagactacagacaagctgtagactaactaggtggtaggactagaaagactccagacaagctgtagaataactaggtggtactactagaaagactacagacaagctgtagaataactaagtggtatgactagaaagactacagacaagctgtaggaTAACCacatggtatgactagaaagactccagacaagctgtagactaactaggtggtctgactagaaagactacagacaagctgtagactAACTAGGCGGTAGGACTAGAAAGACTCCAGACAAGTtatagaataactaggtggtctgacTAGAAATACTACAGACAAGCCGTAGactaactaggtggtctgacTAGAAATACTACAGACAAGCCGTAGactaactaggtggtctgactagaaagactacagacaagctgtagactaactaggtggtaggactagaaagactccagacaagctgtagaataactaggtggtctgacTAGAAATACTACAGACAAGCCGTAGACTAACTAGGTGGTAGGACTAGAAAGACtccagacaagctgtagaataactaggtggtctgacTAGAAATACTACAGACAAGCCGTAGactaactaggtggtctgacTAGAAATACTACAGACAAGCCGTAGactaactaggtggtctgacTAGAAATACTACAGACAAGCCGTAGactaactaggtggtctgactagaaagactacagacaagctgtagactaactaggtggtaggactagaaagactccagacaagctgtagaataactaggtggtctgactagagagactacagacaagctgtagaataactaagtggtatgactagaaagactacagacaagctgtaggaTAACCacatggtatgactagaaagactccagacaagctgtagactaactaggtggtaggactagaaagactacagacaagctgtagaataactaagTGGTaggactagaaagactacagacaagctatacaataactaggtggtaggactagaaagactacagacaagctgtagaataactaggtggtaggactagaaagactacagacaagctgtagaataactaggtggtaggactagaaagactacagacaagctgtagactaactaggtggtaggactagaaagactacagacaagctatacaataactaggtggtatgactagaaagactacagacaagctgtaggaTAACCACATGGtgtgactagaaagactacagacaagctgtagaataactaggtggtatgactagaaagactacagacaagctgtagaataactaggtagtatgactagaaagactagagacaagctgtagaatattTAAGTGTTATGACTagaaaactacagacaagctgtagaataactaagtgctatgactagaaagactacagacaagctgtagaataactgtTATGAATAGAAAGACTAAAGACAAGCTATTGCCATATTAAGCAGGTTACCCTAAGAGCGGAGTTCTTCTTTAGCAAAAGACGTAAGTATCCAATACATTCCAAAATTATTTTCACCTTTGGCGaaaaatttttaaatatcgcATGGTGCTGTTAGACTGTTTTGCTGAGCTTAGAGCGTCGACCGTTGAGGTGTGACTGCGGTTACAAGGTCTTTACCGAGGTTACCGCGGTCGAATGTTTCAATAGTTTTAGTCATCACTGTAAGCAACCATTCCAAAGCATAAGACAACAATTGTTTTTTCGTGAAACAAAAATAGCACCAGCAGATTTCCGTGGAAAACAGATCCAAACCTTTGTCCAATGTGCTTTCTTTTCACTTATTGGAAAACTGTATTTATGACAAAAGATACAGTATTAGGGATCCGGTTACTGTAACTGGCGTCTTATTGTTGTTGCCCAACGACTGAGTTGTCTATCGACCCAGTAACCTATGTTATTGCAGGTTACCACAGGAGGGCAATCCATAGCAGGCATCAAACTGACGCAAGGGGCACTCCCTCCTGGGATAAAGCTCACCACTCAGACACCCACCCTTGTGCAGTCTCTACCGATACAACAGAGACAGCTTGCACCCAGCAAGCCCATAGCAGCAGCCCCCTCTGGTTCAGGGTCCATCCCTAATATTGCCCCCGCACCCAGCGTCTCGTCCATCCCCAAGTCACTTGTCACACACGGAGGTAGTTGTATTATAGCCATGGAAAATTATGTAAGACCTGCTATCCCAGTACTGTATTTACTGTATGAGATCATTTATTTTTAGAGTCCAAATCCTTAATTTTTGCTATAGATGGTTCATATGATGACTCCAGAGCcatctggaaaaaaaaatagccctCTCAAATGTCTATCTGTATTTGTGTTTCCACTTTGACCCATCAGGTCTCCAGAGCCATGTGGATGCATCCAGCCCTCATAAGTATACTGCTTTATTTGTGTTTCCACTTTGAGGCTGTACAAAATCCGATCCATGTCGATCCATGAAAGCCCTCTTAATTATCTGTCTTGTGTATCCACTTTTGGCATATGTAATATGTTGGGTGTGATCCATCAGGACTCCAGACCCGCGTGGATACA from Nematostella vectensis chromosome 14, jaNemVect1.1, whole genome shotgun sequence carries:
- the LOC5501467 gene encoding transcription initiation factor TFIID subunit 12 isoform X4 is translated as MRPRQQLSGLAPASNMASQQPNVTVVSGAGMAQRKTVEMIQEVQKRIQSIGPGPYHSPEQTQELETLKLIYARLTGQQDPNQIRQVISHQPNPTTSQVHITMATPVSQMVAGATSQGVITQQTIAPMQRIAPASTTTGTGQKMTVIPATTTVTLLPQGAAVPGSVGGAGTTSQQIQHMQIQAQPAGSAGKKHYITAQTVSAQPTMVTVASMASQPIVPSAVTAQSLIHAQRTLAGSPSTTAQLVTTGGQSIAGIKLTQGALPPGIKLTTQTPTLVQSLPIQQRQLAPSKPIAAAPSGSGSIPNIAPAPSVSSIPKSLVTHGGRLQTRVDTSSPQPTQVLTKRRIQELLHEIDPREQMDDEVEDLLLQVADDFIENVVNSSAQIAKHRKSNTLEVKDVQLHLERCWNMWIPGFGADELRPYKKAASTEAHKQRLALIRKSLKK
- the LOC5501467 gene encoding transcription initiation factor TFIID subunit 12 isoform X5, whose protein sequence is MRPRQQLSGLAPASNMASQQPNVTVVSGAGMAQRKTVEMIQEVQKRIQSIGPGPYHSPEQTQELETLKLIYARLTGQQDPNQIRQVISHQPNPTTSQVHITMATPVSQMVAGATSQGVITQQTIAPMQRIAPASTTTGTGQKMTVIPATTTVTLLPQGAAVPGSVGGAGTTSQQIQHMQIQAQPAGSAVTAQTVSAQPTMVTVASMASQPIVPSAVTAQSLIHAQRTLAGSPSTTAQLVTTGGQSIAGIKLTQGALPPGIKLTTQTPTLVQSLPIQQRQLAPSKPIAAAPSGSGSIPNIAPAPSVSSIPKSLVTHGGRLQTRVDTSSPQPTQVLTKRRIQELLHEIDPREQMDDEVEDLLLQVADDFIENVVNSSAQIAKHRKSNTLEVKDVQLHLERCWNMWIPGFGADELRPYKKAASTEAHKQRLALIRKSLKK
- the LOC5501467 gene encoding transcription initiation factor TFIID subunit 12 isoform X1, translated to MRPRQQLSGLAPASNMASQQPNVTVVSGAGMAQRKTVEMIQEVQKRIQSIGPGPYHSPEQTQELETLKLIYARLTGQQDVSMQALQLWPNQIRQVISHQPNPTTSQVHITMATPVSQMVAGATSQGVITQQTIAPMQRIAPASTTTGTGQKMTVIPATTTVTLLPQGAAVPGSVGGAGTTSQQIQHMQIQAQPAGSAGKKHYITAQTVSAQPTMVTVASMASQPIVPSAVTAQSLIHAQRTLAGSPSTTAQLVTTGGQSIAGIKLTQGALPPGIKLTTQTPTLVQSLPIQQRQLAPSKPIAAAPSGSGSIPNIAPAPSVSSIPKSLVTHGGRLQTRVDTSSPQPTQVLTKRRIQELLHEIDPREQMDDEVEDLLLQVADDFIENVVNSSAQIAKHRKSNTLEVKDVQLHLERCWNMWIPGFGADELRPYKKAASTEAHKQRLALIRKSLKK
- the LOC5501467 gene encoding transcription initiation factor TFIID subunit 12 isoform X2; translated protein: MRPRQQLSGLAPASNMASQQPNVTVVSGAGMAQRKTVEMIQEVQKRIQSIGPGPYHSPEQTQELETLKLIYARLTGQQDVSMQALQLWPNQIRQVISHQPNPTTSQVHITMATPVSQMVAGATSQGVITQQTIAPMQRIAPASTTTGTGQKMTVIPATTTVTLLPQGAAVPGSVGGAGTTSQQIQHMQIQAQPAGSAGKKHYITAQTVSAQPTMVTVASMASQPIVPSAVTAQSLIHAQRTLAGSPSTTAQLVTTGGQSIAGIKLTQGALPPGIKLTTQTPTLVQSLPIQQRQLAPSKPIAAAPSGSGSIPNIAPAPSVSSIPKSLVTHGGLQTRVDTSSPQPTQVLTKRRIQELLHEIDPREQMDDEVEDLLLQVADDFIENVVNSSAQIAKHRKSNTLEVKDVQLHLERCWNMWIPGFGADELRPYKKAASTEAHKQRLALIRKSLKK
- the LOC5501467 gene encoding transcription initiation factor TFIID subunit 12 isoform X3 codes for the protein MRPRQQLSGLAPASNMASQQPNVTVVSGAGMAQRKTVEMIQEVQKRIQSIGPGPYHSPEQTQELETLKLIYARLTGQQDVSMQALQLWPNQIRQVISHQPNPTTSQVHITMATPVSQMVAGATSQGVITQQTIAPMQRIAPASTTTGTGQKMTVIPATTTVTLLPQGAAVPGSVGGAGTTSQQIQHMQIQAQPAGSAVTAQTVSAQPTMVTVASMASQPIVPSAVTAQSLIHAQRTLAGSPSTTAQLVTTGGQSIAGIKLTQGALPPGIKLTTQTPTLVQSLPIQQRQLAPSKPIAAAPSGSGSIPNIAPAPSVSSIPKSLVTHGGRLQTRVDTSSPQPTQVLTKRRIQELLHEIDPREQMDDEVEDLLLQVADDFIENVVNSSAQIAKHRKSNTLEVKDVQLHLERCWNMWIPGFGADELRPYKKAASTEAHKQRLALIRKSLKK
- the LOC5501467 gene encoding transcription initiation factor TFIID subunit 12 isoform X6, which gives rise to MQALQLWPNQIRQVISHQPNPTTSQVHITMATPVSQMVAGATSQGVITQQTIAPMQRIAPASTTTGTGQKMTVIPATTTVTLLPQGAAVPGSVGGAGTTSQQIQHMQIQAQPAGSAGKKHYITAQTVSAQPTMVTVASMASQPIVPSAVTAQSLIHAQRTLAGSPSTTAQLVTTGGQSIAGIKLTQGALPPGIKLTTQTPTLVQSLPIQQRQLAPSKPIAAAPSGSGSIPNIAPAPSVSSIPKSLVTHGGRLQTRVDTSSPQPTQVLTKRRIQELLHEIDPREQMDDEVEDLLLQVADDFIENVVNSSAQIAKHRKSNTLEVKDVQLHLERCWNMWIPGFGADELRPYKKAASTEAHKQRLALIRKSLKK